The genomic interval TTACATTGTAAGTGTAAATGTTATATTTCAACTTAGGAGTACATCATTGTTGTTTAGCTTATTGTAACTAAAATTGTTGTATTTactctttatttgttttgtttgatttaagtTTAAAGCTATGGTTATCATGTAAATTGAATGATAAAATTACCTCAATTATTTactatcattattaattatttaatactcctcataaaaattaatataagtaaaaaataattaattaattttataaattatttattaaaattttaaaaatatttaatatttctttaattgtattacttaaaaaattataattaaattttaaaagcaatataatattttcaattaaaaaataattttatcatacaAATTTGTAATCATATCAAtattactttataaaaataattaatatctcTTGCTTATTACGGCTTGAAAATTTCAAGttgaaatatagaaaaaaaaattctcttttaaattaaaaataatattatttgtataaataagtaaatcacaaagaaagttaaaaaagaaaaaacttataatcattatttggagaaaatcttccATACATGATAGGATAGATAGGTGTATCAACTCTCCTCTTTTTTTggtcttgttttttttttattatttgttccaCTTCCTTAACATTTGTAGTAGGTGAGTGAGAGAGGAAGATAAACTACAAATGGTAGTAAAAgtgcatacacacacacatatatatataataataagaaaaaaagaaaaaaaaaaagaaaaaaagggagagTAATAATAATAGCAGTGGTAGTACAAGAAGTTGGTGAAAATGGTGAAGTGATTTAATGGGTGCATGAAGTTTGGTTTGCAATCCCAAAACACACACTCCCATCACATCCCACAGCCCAATGTCCCCACCTCCCATCATTTTCAGTTAGACAAGtgacaaaggaaagaaaagggaaGGCTCAAACACTGGATACTTAAACTAAAGAGTGATAGACATTGAAAAGAGCTTTGGGGGCACCCCTACACACATACCCATGCACACACACCAACCCCACACTCCCCAAGAACCCCACCACATCAACAAACCAAACACTACTGTCTCAGCTTATATCTATTTCTTGTAACTTCTTATACTAAACTCTCTCTTCTAACAGTCACAATCCTTGACAAAATCAATCTATCACTACTAAGAGAGAACTTaaacattcattcattcattcattcattcattcattcattcttcagAGGCCCACAGCTACCAATGGCTTTGGCTGGCTTTCACTTTCAAGTTGGTAGTTTTATGTGTGCTCTTTTGTGGGTTGTGCTATTTCCTATACTTGTGCTAATATTGTTGTGTGTATAATGTCATTCTCAGTATCCTCTCTCTGTTCCTTGTTGGTTGGAACAGTGCATTGGACATGAAAGCACCCATCTTTTCTTGTCCATCAGTCATTCATATATGATGTCTCACTAGCCTTCTTCATTGTCCTACTGGTTCTTTGATTGCCTTCTTCCCTACCAAAGTTAACAACttggtttttggtttgtttGCCTGCTTGTTTTTTTGGGGTTGTAAGATGGGTTCTTTGGGTTTGGAGGAGGTGAAGAGGAGGAAGGCAATGTGGTTGTATCCCAAGGTGGTTGGTTTCAACCCTTCTGAGAGATGGGGGCAttcttcttgcttctttgatggtGTTGTTTATGTGTTTGGGGTAAGAATTCCTTCTTcctttgttcttgttttctaCCTCAAATTTTGCTGTGAAAATGGACTTAGATTTACTTATTTCTGCAGTCATAACATTGTTGGGTGTTCTTGTGAATGATTGTATCTCTATAATATAACATGATGGAATTTACAAgattgaaatttgatttttttttttgaacaaaaATTTACAGGGATGTTGTGGAGGTTTACATTTTAGTGATGTTCTTACTCTGAATCTAGACACAATGGTATGGAAATCCCTTGTTACAACCGGGCCGAAACCCGGCAACCGTGACAGTCACAGCACGGCGCTTGTCGGTCACCGGATGGTTGTCTTAGGAGGAACTAATGGCTCAAAGAAAGTGAATGATCTTCACATTTTGGATTTAAGGACTAAAGAATGGAGCAGGCCTAATTTCAAGGGCACGCCGCCTTCGCCGCGAGAGAGCCATACCACCACCGTGTCCGGTGAAGGCAAACTTGTGATTTTTGGTGGCAGCGGAGAAGGCGATGGCAATTACTTGAATGATGTTCATATACTAGACCTGAAAAGCATGACTTGGAGTTCCCCTCAAGTTAAGGGTGAACTTCCGGCCCCAAGAGATAGCCACACTGCAGTCACAATTGGTAATAAGCTTCTTATTTACGGGGGTGATTGCGGTGATCGTTATCATGGTGAAGTTGATGTTCTCGACATGGAGAATATGACTTGGTCACGGGTATGATGTTTGCGGCTTTTTGTGTTGCCTGCTACTCAATTATCATGCTTCAATTATAAACATGATCATCATCGAGCATCTTGTAGCTATAATGCATATACTAGCTTCGTACTAGCTCTTATCATGTGATTTGTAAAGGAACTTTGATCACATAATTTACCAATTTATTGGCTTTTACTTTGTGCAGCTTATGATTCAGGGGTCCTCGCCTGGTGTCAGAGCAGGTCATGCAGCTGTTACTTTTGGGACCAAAGTGAGTACTCACTATGTTGTTTGAGGAAAAGAACAATGAAACTAAACAATAAGCACCTTGAATTTGTGCTTTAATGATGGTTTTATTCCTTTCAATAGGTTTATGTTATCGGTGGAGTTGGTGACAAGCAATATTATAGCGATGTTTGGGTTCTTGATGCGGCTAATTGTTCGTGGACTCAGCTTGATATCCGTGGGCAGCAACCACAAGGGAGGTTTTCTCATACTGCCGTTATTACTGGCACTGACATTGCCATTTACGGAGGGTATGTGTTTCCGAATAACCTATCGGACTTTCTAATAACTGGTTATGTGTTTAATTGTGTTGTCAATTTACAGGTGCGGAGAGGATGAGCGCCCGCTAAATGAGTTACTAATTCTGCAGTTGGGGTCTGAGCACCCTAATGGTCGGTACAACATTTCAATGTGTAAGATTTTCGGCAATCACTTGAGCCAAGATAAGCAGAAGTTTTTGAAAGCTAGTGAAAATTCAGTGAGTGATAGCTGTTTTGGATGTTAATCAAGGCTTCTTTGTTTTAGTGTAATGTGTTGTAACATGTTTCAATTTTGTTATCTCAGCAAAAAAGCATGGTTTCTTGTAACGGAGGGCTTAATCAGGGATCTCATGAAGCTGAAGTTGAAACAAAGAGCCCTCTCGTACGAGGTTTGTCTCAGTTTAtatattgttcttttgttttgaagattattaaaaacattttgaaTGATCttatgcactatttggtggttATAGATAATTTGCAttcaaagagaagaaaaatagggGAGAACAAAGTGTGGGAGATTGAATCTGAGCAGGAAGAGCATTCTCTGTCACTTTCTCAACATTCTTCTCCATCTCAATCGGATCAAGAGCTAAACACAGCCCAAAGAGCGAATGAATCGATTGCCGCCTCCCGACAATTCACTCATTTCAAGTTGAATCACTTGAGGGAGCGAAGCACACCGCATGACACGAATTTCTTGAATGTGGAATCCGCCCGACATCCAAAGACAGAACAATTCCTTCGTGTTGTTCCACCTATGAAACGCGAAGCTCAATTCATTGGTTCAGATCAGCGGCCGGTTGCGAGGCCAGTGTTCCCCCCTTTGGTAAGTTGTATCACATATTCATGTTTGTAAAGAATCCCTCATGTTGTTGTATTCACTGTTATGCATTTCACGGTGTAGATTGGAGGAGAAGTTCGCGGAGTTGTAGATGGTGCATTTGATTCCGGTTACTTAATGACTGCCAATGTTAATGGACAAATTTTCCGGGGTGTCTTGTTTGCTCCCGTATGTATTCAAAACTGTGTTTCTGATACTCTGATGTGCATTATACCCAGTCTTATATGTACGAATTAGCTCGATAATATCGATGGGATGTTTTTGATCAGGTGGCCGGATTTGCGGTTCCAAGACCTCCGGTGCATTCTCAAAGCTCACCTCTGGGAAGCCCCACCGTCGTTCCAAAACAATGTGCGGCTGCTGTTCCTATTCATGTAAGACCTTCGCAACCAGCCACACTTGTCGTCCCTGAACGTGGTCATCACTTGCTCCAAGCAAAGCCAGTTCGCGTCATCAAAACACAGGCGGCACGATCAAGCAATGATCTTCACGGCGTTGTTCTCACTCTCGGAGGACCCGGAGCAGGTTGATCATATAGCACCAGCCTCATGAGTTCAAGTTTCTGTTAGATTAGAaccaatgtttcttttttttttttgtgcttttcttttgtcttgtgCCTTAAATTTGTGTGTATAAATGATAAATCTTGAGAATAAAGAATGGAAGGTTTTGTTCTCTTGTTCAAATCACAAGTTTTCAATAGAAATATATGGATTGTGCCACATATTTGGAATATAACTGCAATTGAACTATAAGTTGAACATGCTATCAGAAATGCCCGGGGCAACACTGTCAGTGAAAAGGAAATGACCAGAAAATAAGACATTCTTGATTTAGTTTGAATGACAGCAAAGTTTCACATCCAAGTGACCTTAAATTACTGTACATTTTTCCCATCTGATTTGATGTCTGTATTTTTCATTCACTTTCAGTTACTGTTCATCCTGCCATCAATAAGTTCAAGTTGAGATTCCCAATTTTCTGTTTTTCCATAATAAATTGAAGGAATTTTCTCAAACATCAAATCTGACTTCCACTCAAGATTTCATTTACTCTCAAAGTATATGATCTGCAACAAAGCAAAACTTGAAAGACAGATTGAAGATCTTGTGGTCTGGAAAATCACAGTGCATCAAAGACAAGTGACCAAACTTTACTAGATTGGATGAGATCTCAGACAAATGCACATTCAATCAACACACTTGCAAACCACTCAGTTTTGAAGCACAATTCAGTGTGCAAATCAATTAGCCTAAATGATTCTGTTTGTACAATTCTGGTCCatcttttcttaaatttaatGCAAGTTTGAAGAAACTAAAGTGTCTGCAGCTCATCAACACAGACAAAACACTGACTTAGACTTGCAACTAATTAAACACCAACCACCCATCATTGAGTCACATAACAAAGTACAATATTTGTTGCTGCAATCCATATATGTAAACAGAATAAACATTGATGTCTATAAGGTTTAACAACTTTGTCTATTTCTTGTCATCTGATTCCGGCACCTACTAAagatctcattttttattttctcatgcGCTGTAGCATGGAATCATTATCTCAATATACCTATGCCTTTATTCTTTATAAGCTTAGATTTAAACTGCACGACACGAACATCATTTATATTAGACTCATTGCCAATAGATTAAGAGTTTTTCAGCTTAAAGATCTCATTTAtcttatcaataatttttttataaaaaatgacaagCACCAAATCAAAGAATAGATAAATTCAGAGATGCACCAATATACAGTGGCTTGAATGACCACATAAAGATAAACCCCTTATTATAATGTCAATCttggaagaaaggaaaagaagtaTTATTCACACAAACTCTCGCAGGGACCAAGTGCAATACGAGTTAGGAGACTCAAATTCGAGACCTCTCAATCACATTATACAGTAATTTACCGCTGGGCTAATGTATATCAaaacattggaaaaaaaaaaggtaaattaaagaaaattgcaaaaatagaatttttcatGAGAGAATCTTGCTATACATGGGAAGGCAGAACAGTGAAGTGCACTAGTGAGGGAGAGGTCAGATTAGAGGGTCAACTTTCAGTGTCCGAATAGTAACGGAATAAATCCAGGGATACTTTAGGAAAAAGGTGGGCCCCGGCGCCGTGATCTCACCTTCACTCGCACATTCACATTCACATTCACGCTCCCCCGCTTTTCGCGCGCGCATCTggacatggaaaaaaaaaaaggaccagAGACTGGGACCCGACCGCAGCATCCGGACCGTACGATCGTGGTGGTAAAGGAAGGGTCCCATTTGTGGGTCAGGTTTTCGGGTGAAGGACAGATACAGAAGAGAGGTCGCTGTCAACTTGTCAAGCGAGTGAGACTTGTCTGACACGTCAGCGTGGGAGATTGAACAGCGTGGCACGTCGGATGGGGGACACGGTGGCAGTGTGGGATTGGGATGTCGCTTTCGATGTCGCTGACGTGTCGACATGTCGATGTGTCATGGGACACGTACACACACAGAGACACACACGGGGGAGATTCGCTTGTTTTTCTCTCATAACTTTGATTGATGGACTGATGTTTCTATGTTTGCGCCAGTGTGGGTCCCACACcgttgttgatgttgttcttgATTTGACACgtggattatttttatttggccATTTGCTGTCAAATCTCTTTCAGGGTACGAAGGATGAAGTTATTAAGGTTTAATGGATGGATTCTTCTTTTTGGTGATCcatctcacaaaaaaaaaaaagatgttaaTGGGCCTTAATTGGGCTGGAAATTCAAGATTGTGCTTCAAGGCCTAAAGCAGTAGAGAATGAGATAGAGAAACAAATGGGTACAGTATCCTCAATAATGTTCAATCAAGATATCTGGTGACGGTTATGATTAATTCAATTACTGAACGATTATGATCTACGGCTCATATTAACATACTGTGCTTTTTACTTTTCACTGGTACCTCAGTTCAAAAGGGTTGTTCTGCTGTAATTAATAAAGttagttaaaataataataatagtataataataataataataataataatacacttTTCTGTTCAAAACACATGAGTTGGTCTCTTCCTCTTGATatattgtaattaatattaagcTTAAAACATAAGGCATGCTAAATTTCAAtgaactaaatattttttaaaaattaaaatttatatttagtctTTAAACCCTTGCTTTTTGGTGTGGATACATTTAACTTCTCACCGTTTGTTTTTGgcttttccaaaatttttaataatttatataattttcttttttattttttctatttattccAACAAATTTTGTTTACTAATGTTAAGAAAATctctcattttgttttgttggagggttaattttcattataaaacaatttaaaccaaacCTTCAATcaaaattactatttaattcaatttttaggttttttatttagaaaaaataaaataaaatgccaacTCTTTGGTTATTATCGATATAATTAAACTCCAAACTCCTTGTGCATATCCCTTAAAAGGGCACTTGctgtctatttaaaaaaaaaatagttaaagaaattttttttttatgaaaaaatggataaactacttccattaaactaaaaaaaagtacaaaacaTCCCACTAGACAACAGAGTGGGAACAAAAGTTATCAGCATCATATCACTAGATGTATTATAACatctgaaaaacaaaataaaaatactaaataaaacaGGGGCAAAACAAAGAAGACTTCCCCAAACCAGAATCATAGTTAAACAacttaaaccaaaatttttaaaaattttttaaaataatcatacacaggaataaaaattaatggagAAATTATAGATATTCTAatgtttattataaaaacattaaCTCCAAACTCTTTGaacatatctaaataaaaagagacttgttgtctacttttttttaaaaaaatagttaaacaaattaaaccaattttttttttttaattttttaattttttttaaattaattatacatagGAATACAAATTAATAGAGAAATTATAGATATTTTGTGcttattataaaaaacattaactaattaaatcatttataaaataaaaaatcaaataacgaGGGAAATCAGAACACTTTCCCTCGCATTCTCAGGAAACAAGCTAAGCTCCATGGCAGGAGGATTTCTCCAATCTTCATCTCAGTGGTCGCCACTTCCATCTCCGGCTTCCGGTGAGCTTTGATCTCTTTTTTCTCgccattttttttatctgaaaaCCCTAAATAGATGGTTGATATGAGCAAGTGATGGTCATTGATTGGCCGGTTGAATTCTTGAATCCCTACTCCATATTTTCTctgttttgatgttttgttgtCTTCTCATatttcttcctttgatttcatCATAATTGTTGATATGATTATTGGTTTTTCACAAAATTGATGTTATTAATTGTGGTTAATTATGCAAAAGCTTTAATTTTTGATGTGTTTGAGATATGATGAAAAAACCCTAGATTGTTGATATTTTGACTAACAATTTCTTGTAGCAATGCGCTTGAGATTTTTTGACATGAGTAGAAGAAGATTTAGAAATGTAGAGAGAATAGCAATCACATGTTTGCCCTAATTCTTCTGAAAAGCAAAACTATGGCAATTTGTtgaatgtggtttatttatATGCAGCAAGAAGTATGGGTATTGAATTGAGGCAGCAGTTTAAAAAGATTTCATTTTTCGATGAATAGTAGTGAATAAGTATTTCATTGATTGATATAATATAGTATGAGGGTTTTGACTAACaatttcttatagcaatgtgcTTGAGATTGGTTGATATAAGTAGAAGAAGATTTAGAAATATAGAGAGAATATCAATCATATGTAATTCTTCTGAAAAGCAAAACTATGGCAATTTGTtgaatgtggtttatttatGTGCAGCAAGAAGTATGGGTATCAAATTGAGGCATCAGTTTAAAAAGATTTCATTTTTCGATGAATAGTAGTGAATAAGTATTTCATTGATTGATATAATATAGTATGAGagttttgagtaaaaatttcttatagcaatgtgcTTGAGATTGGTTGATATAAGTAGAAGTAGAATTAGAAATCTAGAGGGCAGATCAATCACATGTTTGCCCCAATTCCTCTGAAAACCAAAACTATGGTAATTTGTTGAATCAGTctgttactgtagcaactttATAAAGCCCAACACTGCAGTAcgttactgtagcagcccgaaaAATGGTTTCTTTTGAAAAGCCTCAGTCTTTGTCTTCCATTTCCCATTTCTTGCCTTGTTGGAAACCCTAGCCTTCTCATTTTCTTGCTTGTGATGGTAggtaagtatatttttttgttctcatttatcttcattttgtgttcttgttcataaccctagagtAACTTAGGCcttgtgttcttcttgtttcctCTCTTGTTTCCATTAGATTAATAGAAGTAGAGAGGATGAGAAGAGAAGATGGCAAGGTGAGTGGGCTATCCGAATttcctttttatctatttcGACTTTTTCATCATATATTTGCTTGATGTGGTGTTGTTTTGATGTGATCtattatattgaaattttgGTTAGCTTGTGATGGATTATCGTAATATGTTTGAATGAGAGATTTTCAAGAATTTATTTGATGGTTCTATTGAAGTTCAAGGCTTGTATATATTGACTAATTATTATTCTAATTGCCAACTCATTGTGTTTTGCATAGCCCACTTGATAATTGTTGTATATTGTTGATGAGGTATGTAAATTGGTCATGTTCTTGACTTGTGTGGAATTCATGGAGTGGAATTTGGGTGATGCATACAAGGTGTTTGATATAATGCTTGTAAGGACAATATGCAAATCATGACCAATTGACAATATAACAATCATGACCAATTGTTACATTCATTTCATAAACATAACTCCCTCACATAATCAAATTTCACTTGCCAACATGCATAGACTTATAATCTAcatccataaataaacaaacacacGCTCTTCACAATTCTAAGAGtattttccatttccaaagtagatgtaaagaaaataatatcttATTTCACCAATGCACCAATCTATAATAACAATTTCACACACATCTCTTATAAGCATAAATACCCATgtcattaacattaatatacaaAATCTCACACATAGTACCATCTCCAACAATCCATAAACTCATACCATCAATATCTAATAATCAATTGGTCATGATTTGCATATTGTCCTTACAAGCATTATATCAAACACCTTGTATGCATCACCCAAATTCCACTCCATGAATTCCACACAAGTCAAGAACATGACCAATTTACATACCTCATCAACAATATACAACAATTATCAAGTGGGCTATGCAAAACACAATGAGTTGGCAATTAGAATAATAATGAGTCAACATATACAAGCCTTGAACTTCAATAGAACCATCAAATAAATTCTTGAAAATCTCTCATTCAAACATATTACGATAATCCATCACAAGCTAACcaaaatttcaatataataGATCACATCAAAACGACACCACATCAAGCAAATATATGATGAAAAAGTCgaaatagataaaaaggaaATTCGGATAGCCCACTCACCTTGCCATCTTCTCTTCTCATCCTCTCTACTTCTATTAATCTAATGGAAACAAGAGaggaaacaagaagaacacaagGCCTAAGTTactctagggttatgaacaagaacacaaaataaagataaatgagaacaaaaaaatatacttaccTACCATCACAAGCAAGAAAATGAGAAGGCTAGGGTTTCCAACAAGGCAAGAAATGGGAAATGGAAGACAAAGACTGAGGCCTTTCAAAAGAAACCATTtttcgggctgctacagtaccgtgcTACAGTGTTGGACTTTATaaagttgctacagtaacagACTGGGTTATAACAGTTTATTTATATGCAGCAAGAAGTATGGATATTGAATGGAGGCAGCAGTTTAAAAAGATTTCATTTTTCGATGAAGAGAATTGTATTGAGTAggtatttcattgattgttatATTATAGCATAAGAGTAtagacatatttatatataagtattCTACTTGTGTTAGTAAACTATAGTCAAGAATAttctaattatattaaaacaattatgTTCTAACAATATACAATCTAACCtcctaaaaataaacataaattttcttAGTGTATTGTATGATATGATCTCGTCAAGCTCATGGGTGAAAAAAACTGTGAGCTTGTTACAAAGTGTTTCTTGCCTAGTgagttcttgtttttctttgtttgttgtgCCATTTTTGCCAGTTAATCCATTTTTGCAAGGAAATCAAGACCGAGAAATctcaaagagatgatgatgagcAACTTGGTTTTATAAGAACTTTTGTCATCTATCCAGATGAAGACTCCTAAATGAAAGCAagtttttgttgttaatttaaCCATGTTTTTTTAGTAACCTTCTTTTGTCAGTTGAACCCTTCAACAgatatacaaaagaaaaagaattatcAGGCAAAACCAAGTGCAACAGAAATCTGATTGAACTCTTCAGTATAGAAAACTTTTGTTATCAGATTCAATGGCCTGCCTATATACATTAGTAAGTCAAATTAAAGACTTTAGAAAGACAAgaataacagaaaaaaaaaggaacatcCTCTGAAGATCAAATAAGAGATGGCTTTATTGATAGAGATCCCCAAGAACAAAACAAGACTGGTTGTTACCGTCCTCTAGGATTAACGAGCTGAGAAAATACTTCATTGGAGCTCTCATCTGATTCACCACTCACCTCACTCCCTGCTCCAATGCTTCCATTGAGAGTGTGACTTCCTTTCCGGCCATGGCCTGAACCAGCAGGGTTCTCAGAGATATCCATGTCCACTGGCTTCCCGCTGTCAGCTGCCTCTTGTAACTGCAATGCAAACTCTAGATTCCACAACACATCCCCCATTGTTGGCCTCTCGACACTAGAATCAGACAAACACTTCTCTGCAGTCTCTGCATACTTCTTCAAACACTCTGGGTTTATCTTTCCTTTCAGTGCTGGATCAATTATGTCACCTAGAGTACCTTTCCTTTGGTTCGACATTGCCCAATCTGCAAGACTCACTTGTTCCTTGGATAAGCTTGGATTAAGCGCTGGCCGAGCACATAAAACTTCGAAAAGAACCACACCAAAAGAGTAAACATCAGACTTGTCTGTGAGTTGCTGTCTTCTGAAGTACTCAGGATCCAAATACCCAAAACTCCCCTTCACAACCGTGCTCACATGTGTCTGGTTCATCATTGGTCCCGTTTTTGATAAGCCAAAATCCGACACTTTCGCTACAAAGTTCTCATCTAAGAGAATGTTCGTCGTCTTGACATCTCTGTGAATTATGGTGTATTTTGCTCCTGTGTGCAGGTAATGCAGACCTCTTGCAGCTCCAATGCAAATCTCCAACCTCTGCTTCCAAGACAATGGAGGCTTATTAGTTTTATACAAGTGTTCCCTCAGTGTTCCATAAGCCATGTAGTCATAAACCAAGATcatctcatcatcttcttcacagTATCCAATCAAGGACACCAAATGCTTGTGCCTTAGCTTTGATAGCATTTCAATCTCTGTCTGAAACTCATGCACACCTTGCTCAGATTGAGGGTTGGATCTTTTGATGGCCACCTTTGTTGAGCCATCGACAACTCCTTTGTAAACTTTACCAAAGCCTCCAACCCCGATGACAAGGGATTCATCGAAGTTCCTCGTGCCGTGCTTGATCTCCGGCAATGAGAAATGCCGGCAGAGGCCGGCTGCAGCAAGACTAGATAGGTGGCTACTGGCATTGCTTCTGCCGGAGATGGTAGACTTACTTGCAGATGTATGAGAATTGCCATAAAGTGGTAGCCAACCGGAGGCTCCATCAGATCCAGCTCTTTCGACCTTCCTTTTTCTTCGATACACAACAATACA from Dioscorea cayenensis subsp. rotundata cultivar TDr96_F1 chromosome 7, TDr96_F1_v2_PseudoChromosome.rev07_lg8_w22 25.fasta, whole genome shotgun sequence carries:
- the LOC120265918 gene encoding rab9 effector protein with kelch motifs-like, whose protein sequence is MGSLGLEEVKRRKAMWLYPKVVGFNPSERWGHSSCFFDGVVYVFGGCCGGLHFSDVLTLNLDTMVWKSLVTTGPKPGNRDSHSTALVGHRMVVLGGTNGSKKVNDLHILDLRTKEWSRPNFKGTPPSPRESHTTTVSGEGKLVIFGGSGEGDGNYLNDVHILDLKSMTWSSPQVKGELPAPRDSHTAVTIGNKLLIYGGDCGDRYHGEVDVLDMENMTWSRLMIQGSSPGVRAGHAAVTFGTKVYVIGGVGDKQYYSDVWVLDAANCSWTQLDIRGQQPQGRFSHTAVITGTDIAIYGGCGEDERPLNELLILQLGSEHPNGRYNISMCKIFGNHLSQDKQKFLKASENSQKSMVSCNGGLNQGSHEAEVETKSPLVRDNLHSKRRKIGENKVWEIESEQEEHSLSLSQHSSPSQSDQELNTAQRANESIAASRQFTHFKLNHLRERSTPHDTNFLNVESARHPKTEQFLRVVPPMKREAQFIGSDQRPVARPVFPPLIGGEVRGVVDGAFDSGYLMTANVNGQIFRGVLFAPVAGFAVPRPPVHSQSSPLGSPTVVPKQCAAAVPIHVRPSQPATLVVPERGHHLLQAKPVRVIKTQAARSSNDLHGVVLTLGGPGAG